In Myxococcales bacterium, a single genomic region encodes these proteins:
- the glgA gene encoding glycogen synthase GlgA codes for MEILIATTELAPFVKVGGLADVGGALAKALKGLGHSVTLVLPRFAGFEAGGLLLARRLTPLKFELGSRAFEATLFDGRLASQVDLVLVDLPGFFDRPAVYGERGEDYPDNALRFAAFSRAVAELVRTRQQAGAKVDVVHMHDWPTALVATYLKALPATDKPLPKTVLTIHNVAHQGVFPKAVFADLGLPESAFTIEGAEFYGKVNILKQGIVSADAVTTVSMTYAREIQTPEGGHGLDGVLRARGAKLVGIVNGVDYAAWNPATDPSIAARYDALDIAPRERCRGALRQALGFSIGEAVPVVGFVGRLVHQKGIDTLLAAIPRLLVATDAAFVMVGEGDDAQVARIEAEVKKSHGRVVFVRAASESLVHSIFAGADLICVPSHHEPCGLVQLYAQRYGALPVVRATGGLVDTVVDCDAKLETGTGFVFAEESPNDLVAAIERALAARHLRSWDALMRRVMRLDRGWDRPARQYEQVFRAV; via the coding sequence ATGGAAATCCTCATCGCGACCACTGAGCTTGCTCCGTTCGTCAAAGTTGGCGGCCTCGCCGACGTTGGCGGTGCCCTGGCGAAGGCCCTTAAAGGACTCGGCCACTCGGTCACCCTCGTCCTGCCGCGCTTCGCTGGCTTCGAGGCCGGCGGCCTCTTGCTCGCGCGGCGCCTCACGCCCCTCAAGTTCGAGCTCGGCAGCCGCGCCTTCGAAGCCACGCTCTTCGACGGTCGCCTCGCCTCGCAGGTCGACCTCGTGCTCGTCGACCTGCCGGGCTTCTTCGATCGGCCCGCCGTCTACGGCGAGCGCGGCGAGGACTACCCCGACAACGCCCTCCGCTTCGCGGCCTTCTCGCGCGCCGTCGCCGAGCTCGTTCGCACGCGGCAGCAGGCCGGCGCGAAGGTCGACGTGGTGCACATGCACGATTGGCCGACGGCGCTCGTCGCGACCTACCTCAAGGCCCTCCCGGCGACCGACAAGCCGCTGCCGAAGACCGTTCTCACGATCCACAACGTGGCGCACCAAGGCGTCTTCCCCAAGGCGGTCTTCGCCGATCTCGGCCTCCCCGAGAGCGCGTTCACCATCGAGGGCGCCGAGTTCTACGGCAAGGTCAACATCCTGAAGCAGGGCATCGTGTCGGCCGACGCGGTGACGACCGTCAGCATGACGTACGCGCGCGAGATCCAAACGCCGGAAGGTGGCCACGGACTCGACGGCGTCTTGCGCGCCCGCGGCGCGAAGCTCGTCGGCATCGTCAATGGCGTCGACTACGCGGCGTGGAACCCCGCCACCGACCCGTCCATCGCGGCGCGTTACGACGCGCTCGACATCGCGCCCCGCGAGCGTTGCCGCGGCGCCCTCCGGCAGGCGTTGGGCTTCTCCATTGGCGAGGCCGTGCCGGTCGTCGGATTCGTTGGTCGTCTCGTCCACCAGAAGGGCATCGACACGCTGCTGGCGGCGATTCCGCGCTTGCTCGTCGCCACCGACGCGGCCTTCGTCATGGTCGGCGAAGGCGACGACGCGCAAGTGGCGCGCATCGAGGCCGAGGTCAAAAAGTCTCACGGGCGCGTCGTCTTCGTGCGCGCAGCCAGCGAGAGCCTGGTCCATTCCATCTTCGCCGGCGCCGATCTCATCTGCGTGCCGAGCCACCATGAGCCCTGCGGTCTCGTGCAGCTCTACGCGCAACGCTACGGCGCGCTCCCGGTGGTGCGAGCGACCGGTGGTCTCGTCGACACCGTCGTCGATTGCGACGCCAAGCTCGAGACGGGCACCGGCTTCGTCTTCGCGGAGGAGTCGCCCAATGACCTCGTCGCGGCCATCGAGCGCGCGCTCGCCGCGCGACACCTGCGGTCATGGGACGCGCTGATGCGACGCGTGATGCGCCTCGATCGCGGTTGGGATCGCCCCGCGCGGCAATACGAGCAGGTCTTCCGCGCCGTCTGA
- a CDS encoding type II toxin-antitoxin system MqsA family antitoxin, producing the protein MKKKTPSAKTKTSPRRGRVLANDACPACGTPMVEKRGTLRLPVNGDEIAVPSAAHLSCPKCGEVMLRFQDAKRLGEDAIARYRKKHGLLSADAIRAIREHFNLTQADLARLLRLGANTVSRWESGRNVQTAAMDILLRLIRDLPGSIDYLREHAA; encoded by the coding sequence ATGAAGAAGAAGACGCCTAGCGCCAAGACCAAGACGTCTCCGCGCCGCGGTCGCGTCCTGGCCAACGATGCCTGCCCGGCGTGCGGGACGCCGATGGTGGAGAAGCGGGGCACGCTGCGGCTGCCCGTCAACGGCGACGAGATCGCGGTCCCATCCGCGGCTCACCTGAGCTGCCCGAAATGCGGGGAGGTCATGCTGCGCTTCCAGGACGCGAAGCGGCTCGGCGAAGATGCGATCGCGCGCTACCGCAAGAAGCACGGCCTGCTCTCGGCCGACGCGATCCGCGCGATCCGAGAGCACTTCAACCTCACGCAGGCCGACCTGGCGCGTCTGCTCCGGCTGGGCGCGAACACCGTGTCCCGCTGGGAGTCCGGCAGAAACGTGCAGACGGCGGCGATGGACATCTTGCTCCGCCTGATTCGCGACTTGCCGGGCAGCATCGACTACCTCCGCGAACACGCGGCGTGA
- a CDS encoding four helix bundle protein: MTEQFPFQKLDAYAVAKAMAMAVHGAKISHRELRDQAERASVSTFLQLSEGLPNDAPGMRRRYFTIARNSLCEVVAAIDLALALGAIAEGRAREVLAAAHRLRGMLIALAR, from the coding sequence ATGACGGAACAATTCCCATTTCAGAAACTTGATGCCTATGCGGTCGCGAAGGCGATGGCGATGGCCGTGCACGGTGCGAAGATTTCGCATCGCGAGCTGCGGGATCAGGCCGAGCGCGCGAGCGTGAGCACCTTCCTTCAGCTCAGCGAAGGTTTGCCCAACGACGCGCCGGGCATGCGCCGCCGCTACTTCACGATCGCGCGCAACAGCCTCTGCGAGGTTGTGGCGGCCATCGACCTCGCGCTCGCGTTGGGGGCCATCGCAGAGGGGCGCGCGAGGGAGGTCCTTGCGGCGGCGCATCGGCTGCGGGGGATGCTCATCGCGCTCGCGAGGTAG
- a CDS encoding DUF433 domain-containing protein, with the protein MSWRDRIVSDPGVLGGQVCIKGTRIPVSVVLDNLAAGLSEAEITASYPSLVADDVRAALRYAAELAHEQLIPLRGTGT; encoded by the coding sequence ATGAGCTGGCGTGATCGAATCGTCTCCGACCCTGGTGTCCTCGGCGGTCAGGTCTGCATCAAGGGCACCCGGATCCCCGTCTCCGTCGTGCTCGACAACCTCGCTGCCGGGCTCTCCGAGGCGGAGATCACCGCGAGCTACCCCTCGCTCGTCGCGGATGACGTGCGCGCCGCCCTCCGGTACGCGGCGGAGCTCGCCCACGAGCAGCTCATCCCGCTTCGTGGAACGGGGACGTGA
- a CDS encoding Yae1 family protein, translated as MSLGYVYKDLANKYVAHGHKEGRKDGLEAGRQQGLHEGLQKGQAAALLALLAERGLTPTPEERAHIAACTDETLLARWVRRAVTAPSVADLFCRVDVSEAILAAVAEATRTTLKALMAQNKHGFPGARLDEQADQHRAAGRAAGRREARIEDIVSVLEAQALQVSAADRARIASCTDDATLVRWLRQAVLDDGEFPEALSNDR; from the coding sequence ATGAGCTTGGGGTACGTCTACAAGGACTTGGCCAACAAGTATGTGGCCCACGGCCACAAGGAGGGGCGGAAGGACGGACTCGAAGCTGGGCGCCAACAGGGCCTGCATGAAGGGCTCCAGAAGGGCCAAGCCGCCGCGTTGCTCGCCCTCCTTGCCGAGCGTGGCCTCACGCCCACGCCCGAAGAGCGCGCGCACATCGCTGCCTGCACCGATGAAACGCTGCTCGCGCGTTGGGTGCGGAGGGCCGTCACCGCTCCCAGCGTGGCAGACCTCTTCTGCCGCGTGGACGTCTCGGAAGCCATCCTGGCCGCCGTCGCCGAGGCCACTCGCACGACGCTCAAGGCGCTCATGGCGCAGAACAAGCACGGCTTTCCGGGCGCTCGTCTAGACGAGCAGGCCGACCAGCACCGCGCCGCGGGACGCGCCGCCGGCCGACGCGAGGCGCGCATCGAAGACATCGTGTCCGTCCTCGAGGCACAAGCCCTCCAGGTTTCGGCTGCGGACAGAGCTCGCATCGCAAGCTGCACCGATGACGCGACGCTCGTGCGCTGGCTGCGGCAGGCGGTCTTGGACGACGGCGAGTTCCCTGAAGCCTTGAGCAACGACCGCTAA
- a CDS encoding DUF1963 domain-containing protein: MRSTKICPSTSGSWTPQSTIPTRFTDALRPPRCRHTDHLLGYPSHYSLGYDPTPGPEWVSLLTLHSHDALEWCWQDGNKLMVFIERERLAARDFSALKCDAG, encoded by the coding sequence CTGCGCTCTACGAAGATCTGCCCTTCGACTTCGGGGTCTTGGACGCCGCAATCGACGATCCCGACGCGCTTTACGGACGCCCTTCGCCCGCCGCGCTGCAGGCACACCGACCACCTGCTGGGTTACCCCTCCCACTACAGTCTGGGCTACGACCCGACGCCGGGGCCCGAATGGGTGTCGCTGCTGACTCTCCATTCGCACGACGCACTCGAGTGGTGCTGGCAAGACGGCAACAAGCTCATGGTGTTCATCGAGCGTGAGCGACTCGCTGCTCGTGACTTCAGCGCATTGAAATGCGATGCGGGCTGA
- a CDS encoding Uma2 family endonuclease — translation MSSAATRRATYADVLTAPERVVAEVVGGVLHTSPRPGPRHAVAASSLGSDLHGAFHRGRGGPGGWIILFEPELHLGAQPDIVVPDVTGWRRERMSDVPDEPYFTLAPDWACEVLSPATEAFDRGDKMNLYAREGLAYLWLVAPRPRTLEAYRLRDLRWERLGAWSDEAVVRVEPFEAMEIRLEDLWRV, via the coding sequence ATGTCGAGCGCCGCAACTCGCCGGGCTACGTACGCCGACGTCCTGACCGCGCCCGAGCGCGTGGTCGCTGAGGTCGTCGGCGGCGTGCTCCACACGAGCCCGCGCCCCGGTCCACGGCATGCCGTCGCAGCAAGCTCCTTGGGGTCGGACTTGCACGGCGCCTTCCATCGCGGTCGCGGCGGCCCCGGTGGATGGATCATTCTCTTCGAGCCTGAGCTTCACCTTGGCGCCCAGCCCGACATCGTCGTGCCTGACGTGACGGGGTGGCGGCGCGAACGAATGAGCGACGTGCCCGACGAGCCTTACTTCACGCTTGCGCCGGATTGGGCATGCGAAGTCCTCTCGCCCGCGACGGAGGCCTTCGATCGCGGCGACAAGATGAACCTCTACGCACGCGAGGGGCTCGCCTACCTTTGGCTCGTGGCGCCGCGACCGCGGACGCTCGAGGCGTACCGGCTGCGAGACCTTCGCTGGGAGCGTCTGGGCGCGTGGTCCGACGAAGCGGTCGTGCGCGTGGAGCCTTTTGAGGCGATGGAGATTCGGCTGGAGGATCTCTGGCGGGTGTGA
- a CDS encoding type II toxin-antitoxin system MqsR family toxin → MPRWLPRVLTRVRELATARKVLFTLKARRELVGLGFGLDEEDACDVLEKLADEDSAGRLESETTGEWMYLFKPSLAGVVVYVKIMLRNDCIVVSFHEDEGVGHEEEDA, encoded by the coding sequence ATGCCACGCTGGTTGCCAAGAGTCCTGACGCGCGTCCGAGAGCTCGCGACGGCGCGCAAGGTCCTCTTCACCTTGAAGGCCCGGCGCGAGCTGGTCGGGCTCGGGTTCGGCCTGGACGAAGAGGATGCGTGCGACGTCTTGGAGAAGCTCGCGGACGAAGACTCGGCTGGCCGGCTGGAGTCGGAGACGACCGGCGAGTGGATGTACCTCTTCAAGCCCTCGCTCGCCGGAGTGGTCGTCTACGTGAAGATCATGCTGCGGAACGACTGCATCGTGGTCTCGTTCCACGAGGACGAGGGTGTTGGTCATGAAGAAGAAGACGCCTAG
- a CDS encoding RluA family pseudouridine synthase: MENHPNERQAPLSRVKPPKGAVLPRPAEVLEGAVVSVFRVPPEQAGQRLDVFLQSELRRTTRTRAQSIIRLSAFDEAGRRMRPGQRLSSEQKVFLWRAAWDETPVPTDVPVLYEDDHLLAIDKPAGLPVHPTARYHKNTLIKILEGERPGQFLSLGHRLDRETSGVMLVSKTRECDRALKRDLEARVGIEKRYKAITWGVPTDPAGLGRTAFRFEQSLELDPDNPIGVKMCLGKTSAALEAATRFAIVATASRGDARYARVDCDLETGRQHQIRVHLQALGAPVVGDKLYGPDEHLFTRGADGELTADDLVVLEIPRHALHAARLELAHPMTREALVIDAPFPKELEEFWGGLEVEGDGGGRG; the protein is encoded by the coding sequence ATGGAAAACCATCCAAATGAGCGGCAGGCGCCCTTGAGTCGAGTGAAGCCACCGAAAGGCGCGGTCTTGCCGCGCCCCGCCGAGGTCCTGGAGGGCGCCGTCGTCTCGGTCTTCCGCGTCCCCCCCGAGCAGGCGGGCCAACGGCTCGACGTCTTCCTTCAAAGCGAGCTCCGCCGAACCACGCGAACGCGTGCACAAAGCATCATTCGCCTGAGCGCCTTCGACGAGGCGGGGCGCCGCATGCGCCCGGGGCAGCGGCTGTCGTCGGAGCAGAAGGTCTTCTTGTGGCGCGCCGCCTGGGACGAGACGCCGGTGCCCACGGACGTGCCGGTGCTTTACGAGGATGACCACCTGCTGGCGATCGACAAGCCGGCGGGGCTGCCGGTGCACCCGACGGCGCGCTACCACAAGAACACGCTCATCAAGATCTTGGAGGGGGAGCGGCCGGGGCAGTTCCTCTCCCTAGGCCATCGACTCGACCGCGAGACGAGCGGCGTCATGCTCGTGTCGAAGACGCGCGAGTGCGACCGCGCGCTCAAGCGCGACCTCGAAGCGCGCGTGGGCATCGAGAAGCGCTACAAGGCCATCACGTGGGGCGTGCCGACGGATCCGGCGGGGCTTGGACGAACGGCCTTCCGCTTCGAGCAGAGCCTCGAGCTCGATCCAGACAATCCCATCGGCGTGAAGATGTGCCTCGGCAAGACGAGCGCCGCGCTGGAGGCGGCGACGCGGTTTGCCATCGTGGCCACGGCGTCGCGGGGGGATGCGCGGTACGCGCGCGTGGATTGCGATCTGGAGACGGGAAGGCAGCACCAGATACGCGTTCACTTGCAAGCGCTGGGGGCGCCTGTGGTGGGGGACAAGCTTTACGGGCCGGATGAGCACCTCTTCACGCGGGGGGCGGATGGAGAGCTGACGGCGGATGATCTGGTGGTGCTGGAGATCCCGCGGCACGCGCTGCACGCGGCGCGCTTGGAGCTGGCGCATCCGATGACGCGGGAGGCGCTCGTGATTGACGCGCCGTTTCCGAAGGAGCTTGAGGAGTTTTGGGGGGGGTTGGAGGTTGAGGGGGATGGAGGGGGGCGCGGGTAG
- a CDS encoding D-alanyl-D-alanine carboxypeptidase family protein: MFPRTSQWSVIAAASLAAACSADPRDEARTGATASALESTLTCGHGTEPAYSDGAPLGDVELMLIDDEPVTKTTGYAFLALQKRAAARGIDVHIESGFRTMREQEYLWRCYQTGRCNGGNLAARPGYSNHQSGTALDFATAQRSQLARLIAEEGLPWQRTVPSEPWHYEYVGGPLAGPCD; this comes from the coding sequence ATGTTCCCGCGCACATCTCAATGGTCCGTCATCGCCGCTGCCAGTCTCGCGGCGGCCTGCTCCGCCGACCCGCGCGATGAGGCCCGCACCGGCGCCACGGCAAGCGCGCTCGAGAGCACCCTCACCTGCGGGCACGGGACGGAGCCGGCGTATTCGGATGGCGCGCCGCTCGGCGACGTGGAGCTCATGCTCATCGACGACGAGCCCGTCACGAAGACCACTGGCTACGCCTTCCTCGCCCTTCAGAAGCGAGCCGCGGCTCGGGGCATCGACGTGCACATCGAAAGCGGCTTTCGCACGATGCGCGAGCAAGAGTACCTCTGGCGCTGCTACCAGACGGGGCGCTGCAACGGCGGCAACCTCGCGGCGCGCCCGGGCTACTCGAACCATCAGAGCGGCACGGCTCTCGACTTCGCGACGGCCCAGCGATCGCAGCTCGCTCGCCTCATCGCCGAGGAAGGCTTGCCTTGGCAGCGCACGGTGCCCAGCGAGCCGTGGCACTACGAATACGTGGGCGGACCGCTCGCCGGCCCCTGCGACTGA